The sequence below is a genomic window from Coffea arabica cultivar ET-39 chromosome 4c, Coffea Arabica ET-39 HiFi, whole genome shotgun sequence.
AAATTGGCATACTCCGTCACTGTTTTTGTCCCTTGTTTTACTCCAGTTGTCTTTGTCTTGATGTCATAGATAAGAGCTGCATCATTAACCTTGGAATATGTCTGATGAAGGGCATCCCAAATTGCCTTTGCTGTAGGAAGAAACATACATGTATCGCTGATTTCAGGAATCATGGAATTCCATAACCAAGACATGATCATTGAATCCTCTTGTTCCCATGCTTCAAACCCCGCCGTTTCACTATCCGGTGCTATTTTCAATAGATGACTcaactttccttttcctttc
It includes:
- the LOC140004803 gene encoding uncharacterized protein, translating into MADATSSTRQLSSTMEEEQSTRNTTELQNIQAAYRLNGKNYLKWSQLVRTFLKGKGKLSHLLKIAPDSETAGFEAWEQEDSMIMSWLWNSMIPEISDTCMFLPTAKAIWDALHQTYSKVNDAALIYDIKTKTTGVKQGTKTVTEYANFLQNQWQELDYYRALDLNCSKCAVFIKKFIERDRV